One window of the Xiphias gladius isolate SHS-SW01 ecotype Sanya breed wild chromosome 11, ASM1685928v1, whole genome shotgun sequence genome contains the following:
- the LOC120796926 gene encoding polyribonucleotide nucleotidyltransferase 1, mitochondrial, translating to MRYLLRLGHSFARLRVRLCHQSVYNSHANPRGVGVDLGEKKLEISSGKFARFADGAAVVQLGDTSVMVTAVSKTKPSPSQFMPLVVDYRQKAAAAGRIPTNYLRRELGTTDNEILTSRLIDRSIRPLFPAGYFYDTQILCNLLAVDGVNDPDVLAINAASAALALSDIPWNGPIGAVRVGMVDGELLINPTRAEMTSSSLNLIVAGAPSSQVVMIEASAENVLQQDFCHAVKVGVKHTQQIIQAIQQLAREQKVTKRTPVKVFSAPTDMVEHVRQLASERIYAVFTDYTHDKISRDGAINKIRLETEEDLKEKFPQAEPFEVSESFNTVSKDIFRNLVLNEYRRCDGRDLSALRNISCNVDLFKPLHGSALFQRGQTQVLCSVTFDSLESSIKTDIITTALSGIKDKNFMLHYEFPPYATNEVGKMGGLNRRELGHGALAEKALRPVIPKDFPFTIRVTAEVLESNGSSSMASACGGSLALMDAGVPISSAVAGVAVGLISKANPEKPAEIQDYRLLTDILGIEDYLGDMDFKLAGTNKGITALQADVKIPGLPLRVVMEAIQQATVAKKEILGIMNKCIVKPRETRKENGPVVENVRVPVSRRARFVGPGGYNLRRLQAQTGVTISQVDEETFSVFAPTPGAMNEAQDFISEICKDDQEQQLEFGAIYTATITEIRDIGVMVKLYPNMSAVLLHNSQLDHKRIKHPSALGLEVGQQIQVKYFGRDPTDGRMRLSRKVLQSPAATVVKTLSEKQSISMGSSNSQTTSTDL from the exons ATGAGGTATTTGCTCCGACTGGGGCATTCGTTTGCCCGCCTTCGTGTCCGCCTGTGTCACCAGAGTGTGTACAACAGCCATGCAAACCCACGAGGAGTGGGAGTGGACCTTGGTGAAAA GAAACTTGAGATCTCTTCGGGGAAATTTGCCAGGTTTGCTGATGGAGCTGCTGTAGTACAG CTGGGAGATACCTCTGTGATGGTCACTGCTGTGAGCAAAACCAAGCCTTCTCCGTCCCAGTTCATGCCCCTTGTG GTGGACTACAGACAGAAAGCAGCTGCCGCAGGTCGAATCCCCACTAACTACCTGAGGCGAGAGCTGGGCACCACTGACAATGAGATCCTCACCAGCAGACTAATAG ACAGGTCGATCAGACCACTTTTCCCGGCTGGTTACTTTTATGACACTCAG ATCCTTTGTAACCTGCTAGCAGTTGATGGTGTCAATGATCCAGATGTGCTGGCTATTAATGCAG cTTCCGCTGCTCTGGCCCTATCCGACATCCCTTGGAATGGACCCATAG GTGCTGTGCGCGTGGGCATGGTAGATGGAGAGTTGCTGATCAACCCCACCAGGGCAGAGATGACTTCCAGCAGTCTTAACCTGATTGTGGCTGGAGCCCCCAGCAGTCAAGTGG TGATGATTGAGGCGTCAGCTGAGAACGTGCTGCAGCAGGACTTTTGCCACGCGGTGAAGGTGGGAGTCAAACACACCCAGCAGATCATACAAGCCATCCAGCAGCTGGCCCGAGAGCAGAAGGTCACCAAGCGCACCCCGGTCAAGGTCTTCTCAGCCCCGACAGACATGGTGGAACATGTTCGGCA ATTAGCTTCTGAGAGGATCTACGCCGTTTTCACTGATTACACGCACGATAAG ATTTCTAGAGACGGGGCTATCAACAAAATTCGGCTAGAAACAGAAGAGGACCTAAAAG AAAAATTCCCTCAGGCTGAGCCCTTTGAAGTCAGTGAATCCTTCAACACTGTGAGCAAAGACATCTTCCGCAATTTAGTGCTTAATGAGTACAGGAG gtGTGATGGGAGGGACTTGAGCGCTTTAAGGAACATTTCGTGCAACGTAGACCTCTTTAAGCCGCTCCATGGCTCCGCTCTGTTtcagagaggacaaacacag GTGCTGTGCAGTGTCACATTTGATTCTCTGGAATCCAGTATTAAAACAGATATAATCACCACAGCTTTGAG TGGcatcaaagacaaaaacttCATGCTTCATTATGAA ttcCCTCCATATGCAACCAATGAAGTTGGAAAGATGGGAGGCCTCAACAGGAGAGAGCTTGGTCATG GGGCGCTGGCTGAGAAGGCTCTGAGACCAGTCATTCCCAAAGACTTCCCTTTCACTATTAGAGTCACTGCAGAAGTGTTAGAGTCAAACG GATCCTCCTCAATGGCTTCAGCATGTGGAGGCAGCCTTGCACTAATGGATGCAG GTGTACCCATCTCTTCTGCTGTGGCAGGTGTAGCCGTCGGCCTCATCTCCAAGGCCAACCCAGAGAAACCTGCTGAGATCCAAGACTACAGATTACTAACTGATATTctg GGAATAGAGGATTACCTTGGGGACATGGACTTCAAACTGGCAGGAACAAACAAGGGCATCACTGCTTTACAG GCTGATGTGAAAATACCAGGTTTGCCTCTGCGGGTGGTCATGGAGGCTATCCAACAGGCCACAG TGGCAAAGAAGGAAATCTTGGGCATCATGAACAAATGTATAGTAAAACCTAGAGAGACTAGGAAAGAGAACGGACCTGTTGTTG AAAATGTCCGGGTGCCTGTCTCGAGACGAGCTCGCTTTGTTGGTCCAGGAGGCTATAACCTTCGCAGGCTACAAGCTCAAACAG GTGTGACAATAAGTCAGGTGGACGAGGAGACTTTCTCTGTGTTCGCTCCAACACCAGGAGCTATGAACGAAGCTCAAGATTTCATCAGTGAGATCTGCAAAGATGAT caagagcagcagctggagttTGGCGCTATCTACACAGCCACCATCACTGAAATAAG GGACATTGGTGTGATGGTGAAACTTTATCCCAACATGAGTGCTGTCCTGCTGCACAACTCTCAACTGGACCACAAACGG atCAAACACCCAAGTGCTTTGGGTTTAGAGGTGGGACAGCAGATACAG GTCAAGTACTTTGGACGGGACCCAACAGACGGTAGAATGAGACTTTCACGTAAGGTGCTCCAGTCTCCTGCTGCAACTGTTGTCAAGACACTAAGTGAGAAACAGAGCATCTCCATGGGTTCAAGTAACAGCCAAACGACCAGCACTGATTTGTGA